In Deltaproteobacteria bacterium, a single window of DNA contains:
- a CDS encoding FHA domain-containing protein: MSFSVILTEKGGSTQRLDFDAEEITIGRVDENDICLPKGNISKKHTRIVVKDGRIIVLDLKSTNGTYVNGKKLAGPQVISPDDKVYIGDFILNVEPPDLEPAPTNGEPQDGDAMAEMPTMTPARPHYVASEATHRDGQPQPPPKAAPPPPVQGISPVGDDGRTLQLAHDRLIEALDLRRLDLDALGSDELWEKSEAALRQIVARMDQTGELDPHVDREQLVQDVLNEALGLGLLEPYLADDTVSEIMVNGPNQVYVEREGCLERVEKAFSSAQAVLAVIERIVAPLGRHVDESSPLVDARLRDGSRVNAIIPPLALKGPCLTIRKFKRELLTMEHLIGYGTLTPQIAQFLDTCVKVRRNLVISGGTGSGKTTLLNILSGCIPEQERIVTIEDAAELQLAQEHWIQLESRPPNIEGKGQITIRDLVRNALRMRPDRIVVGECRGGEALDMLQAMNTGHDGSLTTLHANSTRDALARMETMVLMSGMDLPVRAIREQIASAVHLVIQQTRFADGSRRVTAISEVSGMEMDVITMQDIFQFQQEGFDDQGAVVGRFVPTGFVPRFYDDLQRRGIPVDMDVFGER, translated from the coding sequence ATGTCATTCAGCGTGATCCTGACCGAGAAAGGCGGCTCCACGCAGCGGCTCGACTTCGACGCCGAAGAGATCACCATCGGGCGCGTCGACGAGAACGACATCTGCCTGCCCAAGGGAAACATCTCCAAGAAGCACACGCGGATCGTGGTCAAGGACGGAAGGATCATCGTTCTCGATCTGAAGTCCACCAACGGCACGTACGTGAACGGCAAGAAGCTCGCCGGCCCACAAGTGATCTCGCCCGACGACAAGGTCTACATCGGCGATTTCATCCTCAACGTCGAGCCGCCCGACCTGGAACCGGCGCCGACCAATGGCGAGCCGCAGGACGGCGACGCGATGGCCGAGATGCCGACGATGACGCCGGCCCGGCCGCACTACGTCGCCAGCGAGGCGACGCACCGGGACGGCCAGCCGCAACCGCCCCCGAAGGCAGCTCCGCCGCCACCGGTGCAGGGAATTTCGCCCGTCGGCGATGACGGCCGCACGCTGCAGCTCGCTCACGACCGCCTGATCGAAGCGCTCGACCTGCGCCGTCTGGACCTCGACGCGCTGGGATCGGACGAGCTGTGGGAGAAGAGCGAGGCTGCCCTCCGGCAGATCGTCGCGCGCATGGACCAGACGGGCGAGCTCGATCCGCACGTCGACCGCGAGCAGCTCGTCCAGGACGTCCTCAACGAGGCGCTGGGACTGGGCCTCCTCGAGCCGTACCTCGCCGACGACACGGTGAGCGAGATCATGGTGAACGGCCCGAATCAGGTGTACGTCGAGCGCGAGGGATGCCTGGAGCGGGTGGAGAAGGCATTCAGCTCTGCCCAGGCGGTTCTGGCCGTGATCGAGCGCATCGTCGCTCCGCTCGGCCGGCACGTCGACGAGTCGTCGCCCCTGGTGGATGCGCGGCTTCGCGACGGGAGCCGGGTCAACGCGATCATTCCCCCTCTCGCGCTGAAGGGACCCTGCCTCACCATCCGCAAGTTCAAGCGCGAGCTCCTGACGATGGAGCACCTGATCGGGTACGGAACGCTGACGCCGCAGATCGCGCAGTTCCTCGACACCTGCGTGAAAGTGCGGCGCAACCTGGTGATCTCCGGCGGCACCGGGTCGGGGAAGACTACTCTATTGAATATCTTGTCCGGGTGCATCCCCGAGCAGGAACGGATCGTCACCATAGAGGACGCCGCCGAGCTGCAGCTCGCGCAGGAGCACTGGATCCAGCTCGAGTCGCGGCCGCCGAACATCGAAGGCAAGGGGCAGATCACCATCCGGGACCTGGTGCGCAATGCGCTGCGGATGCGGCCCGACCGCATCGTCGTCGGCGAGTGCCGGGGCGGGGAAGCGCTGGACATGCTCCAGGCCATGAATACGGGACACGACGGCTCGCTCACCACGCTGCACGCGAATTCCACCCGCGACGCGCTGGCCAGGATGGAGACCATGGTGCTGATGAGCGGCATGGACCTGCCGGTGCGCGCCATCCGCGAGCAGATCGCGAGCGCGGTCCATCTCGTCATCCAGCAGACGCGCTTCGCCGACGGCTCGCGCAGGGTGACCGCCATCAGCGAGGTGTCCGGCATGGAGATGGACGTCATCACCATGCAGGACATCTTCCAGTTCCAGCAGGAAGGGTTCGACGACCAGGGCGCGGTCGTCGGGCGGTTCGTGCCGACCGGATTCGTTCCCCGTTTCTACGACGACCTGCAGCGCCGCGGGATTCCCGTCGACATGGACGTCTTCGGGGAACGCTGA
- the polA gene encoding DNA polymerase I, with product MSIRHGSHTIFRAYHALPHLSTRQGVPTNAVYGFTTMLLRAIREGSPTHLAVAFDEEAKAKRSEIYSAYKATRGAPPEDLSPQFPLVRRVLEALRVPAIGFPGYEADDVIATLARRARAQGWEVVIVSGDKDLMQLVVNGIRCYDSMYEKWYGPEEVEAKWGVPPQQVADLLALTGDKIDNIPGVPGVGEKTAAGLLKEYGTLENVLANAGAVKKPKLRENLLASLDSVRRGRQLISLYEELPLPVQLEDLERKAVDEPRARKLFTELEFVRLVNDLPRPAPTPPSGARSMAGTLEDVQRLVDKARAARRFAILTLTSDDEPLRDEILGLAVSLPDESVYVPLGHRPAGGASGALFAPAELNAARAMALLKPLLEDATITKDGHDLKRDLDAWRRVGVNVTGLGLDSRLASYLIDPTGRDHSLVQTARERISCELPLLKELCERSGKGKKATPLAEISVDETSAAACALVEGARRLCEALGEDLRADPELLGLYSEIEKPLIEVLANLELTGIRVDVPRLQRLSDEIGRQIDALLQEIFQLAGGEFLPASTQQLAEVLYKRLNLPVLKRGKTGPSTDQEVLEELAQQHPLPAKVLEHRQLTKLKSTYLDALPAVIGKDGRLHTTFDQAVAATGRLSSVNPNLQNIPIRTPIGAKIREAFVPEPGWKLLSADYSQIELRVLAHISGDPVLRASFESGEDLHARIAGETFGVPPAEVTRQQRDIAKMINYGIAYGLSAFGLAHRLGLEQSEAADIIERYFARYAKVKQWLDDTIAQARRSGMVKTMFGRRRYLPDINSKNPAARSAAERTAVNTPIQGTAADLVKRAMLSVDAALRGGKYRTRMLLQVHDELVLEAPPDEVAEVGPLVKARMSGAADLAVSLVVELGQGDTWASAH from the coding sequence CTGTCGATCCGACACGGTTCGCACACCATCTTCCGCGCCTACCATGCCCTGCCCCACCTCTCCACCCGGCAGGGAGTGCCGACGAATGCCGTCTACGGCTTCACCACCATGCTCCTGCGTGCCATTCGCGAGGGCAGCCCCACTCACCTCGCGGTCGCATTCGACGAGGAGGCGAAGGCGAAGCGGAGCGAGATCTACTCCGCATACAAGGCGACCCGCGGCGCTCCTCCCGAGGACCTCAGTCCCCAATTCCCGCTGGTGCGCCGCGTCCTCGAGGCGCTGCGCGTCCCGGCCATCGGCTTCCCCGGCTACGAAGCGGATGACGTGATCGCCACCCTCGCCCGCCGGGCGCGCGCCCAGGGCTGGGAAGTGGTGATCGTCTCTGGCGACAAGGACCTGATGCAGCTCGTGGTCAACGGAATCCGCTGCTATGACTCCATGTACGAGAAGTGGTACGGCCCCGAAGAGGTGGAAGCGAAATGGGGCGTCCCCCCACAGCAGGTCGCCGACCTGCTCGCGCTCACGGGCGACAAGATCGACAACATTCCGGGCGTACCCGGGGTCGGCGAAAAGACCGCCGCCGGCCTGCTCAAAGAGTACGGCACCCTCGAGAACGTCCTCGCCAACGCCGGCGCGGTGAAGAAGCCGAAGCTGCGGGAAAACCTGCTCGCCAGCCTCGACTCCGTCCGGCGAGGGCGCCAGCTCATCTCGCTCTACGAGGAGCTGCCGCTTCCAGTGCAGCTCGAGGACCTGGAGCGCAAGGCGGTCGACGAGCCGCGCGCGCGAAAGCTCTTCACCGAGCTGGAGTTCGTGCGACTGGTGAACGACCTCCCCCGGCCGGCGCCGACTCCACCCTCGGGTGCGCGCTCGATGGCGGGAACGCTCGAGGACGTCCAGCGCCTGGTCGACAAGGCCCGCGCGGCGAGGCGCTTCGCCATCCTCACCCTCACCAGCGATGACGAGCCGCTGCGCGACGAGATCCTCGGGCTCGCCGTGTCTCTGCCCGACGAGTCGGTCTACGTTCCGCTCGGCCACCGTCCGGCCGGCGGCGCATCGGGCGCGCTCTTCGCACCGGCGGAGCTGAACGCGGCCAGGGCCATGGCGCTGCTCAAGCCGCTGCTCGAGGACGCGACCATCACCAAGGACGGCCACGATCTCAAGCGCGACCTGGACGCCTGGCGGCGCGTCGGTGTGAACGTGACCGGGCTGGGCCTCGACTCGCGGCTCGCCTCCTACCTGATCGATCCCACCGGTCGCGATCACTCGCTGGTGCAGACCGCGCGGGAGCGGATCAGCTGCGAGCTGCCCCTGCTGAAAGAGCTTTGCGAGCGCAGTGGAAAGGGGAAGAAGGCCACGCCGCTGGCCGAGATCTCCGTCGACGAGACTTCCGCGGCCGCCTGCGCGCTGGTGGAGGGCGCCCGCAGGCTGTGCGAGGCGCTCGGGGAAGATCTGCGGGCGGACCCGGAGCTGCTCGGCCTGTATTCCGAAATCGAGAAACCGTTGATCGAAGTGCTGGCGAACCTGGAGCTGACGGGCATCCGGGTCGACGTTCCGCGCCTGCAACGCCTCTCGGACGAGATCGGCCGGCAGATCGATGCGCTGCTGCAGGAGATCTTCCAGCTCGCCGGCGGCGAGTTCCTGCCCGCGTCGACGCAGCAGCTCGCCGAGGTGCTCTACAAGCGCCTGAACCTTCCCGTCCTCAAGCGCGGGAAGACAGGGCCCTCCACCGACCAGGAAGTATTGGAGGAGCTGGCGCAGCAGCACCCGCTGCCGGCGAAAGTCCTCGAGCACCGCCAGCTCACCAAGCTGAAGAGCACGTATCTCGACGCGCTGCCCGCGGTGATCGGCAAGGACGGCCGCCTGCACACCACCTTCGATCAGGCGGTAGCGGCCACGGGCCGGCTCTCCAGCGTCAACCCGAACCTGCAGAACATTCCCATCCGCACGCCCATCGGAGCGAAGATTCGCGAAGCCTTCGTCCCGGAACCAGGCTGGAAGCTGCTGAGCGCCGATTACTCGCAGATCGAGTTGCGCGTGCTGGCGCACATCTCCGGCGACCCCGTGCTGCGGGCGAGCTTCGAGTCTGGCGAGGACCTGCACGCGCGTATCGCCGGGGAGACGTTCGGGGTGCCGCCGGCGGAAGTTACGCGGCAGCAGCGCGACATCGCGAAGATGATCAACTACGGCATTGCCTACGGGCTCTCCGCGTTCGGCCTCGCGCACCGCCTCGGGCTGGAGCAGAGCGAGGCGGCGGACATCATCGAGAGGTACTTCGCGCGGTACGCAAAGGTGAAGCAGTGGCTCGACGACACCATCGCCCAGGCGCGCAGGAGCGGGATGGTGAAGACGATGTTCGGTCGCCGCCGGTACTTGCCGGACATCAACAGCAAGAATCCGGCGGCGCGCAGCGCGGCGGAACGAACCGCGGTGAACACGCCGATTCAGGGGACGGCGGCGGATCTGGTCAAGCGCGCGATGCTCTCTGTGGACGCCGCGCTACGCGGCGGCAAGTACAGGACGCGCATGCTGCTGCAGGTCCACGACGAGCTCGTGCTGGAAGCGCCGCCCGACGAAGTGGCGGAGGTCGGACCGCTCGTCAAGGCGAGGATGAGCGGTGCAGCCGATCTCGCCGTGTCGCTCGTCGTCGAGCTCGGCCAGGGCGACACCTGGGCGAGCGCACACTAG
- a CDS encoding YegS/Rv2252/BmrU family lipid kinase yields MKPFLVVNPRSANGATARHFDSIAHAVRAAVGDVEHAFTEHAMHASDLTREALRAGHDLIIAVGGDGTLNEVVNGFFHPARPGEAAKPIRPDAAVAMLPRGTGGDFRRSIGLDRDLSRCAARLRSERGAIDVGRVDYTGKHGTPASRYFINVGEVGVGAEVVDIANRSSKRLGGKMTFKLASIRALAGWDDVRIRVSFDGGLAENMTVTTLVVANGKYFGGGMMVAPEARLDDGQFHVTIWSGYGLSDFVLKGASMYDGSHVRLKGTRTRTARTVRVEPRDKEPVGIEVDGERLGQLPATFTLLPGAVHLVR; encoded by the coding sequence TTGAAACCTTTCCTGGTCGTGAACCCGCGCTCCGCGAACGGCGCGACGGCGCGACATTTCGACAGCATCGCCCACGCGGTGCGCGCCGCTGTCGGCGACGTCGAGCACGCGTTTACCGAGCACGCGATGCACGCCTCCGATCTGACGCGGGAGGCGCTCCGGGCGGGGCACGACCTCATCATCGCCGTCGGCGGCGACGGCACCCTCAACGAGGTGGTGAACGGATTCTTCCATCCGGCGCGACCTGGAGAAGCGGCGAAGCCAATCCGCCCGGACGCCGCGGTGGCGATGCTTCCCCGCGGCACCGGAGGCGACTTCCGGCGATCGATCGGGCTCGATCGCGATCTGTCGCGCTGCGCCGCGCGCCTCAGGAGTGAGCGGGGCGCGATCGACGTCGGCCGGGTCGATTACACCGGGAAGCATGGCACGCCGGCGAGCCGCTACTTCATCAACGTCGGAGAGGTGGGCGTGGGCGCCGAGGTGGTCGACATCGCGAATCGCTCCAGCAAGAGGCTGGGCGGAAAGATGACGTTCAAGCTTGCTTCGATTCGCGCGCTCGCCGGCTGGGACGACGTGCGGATCCGCGTGTCCTTCGACGGCGGGCTCGCCGAGAACATGACAGTGACGACGCTCGTCGTCGCCAACGGCAAGTACTTCGGCGGCGGCATGATGGTGGCGCCGGAAGCGCGCCTCGACGACGGGCAGTTCCACGTCACCATCTGGAGCGGCTACGGTCTCTCCGATTTCGTGCTCAAGGGTGCGTCCATGTACGACGGCTCCCACGTCCGGCTGAAAGGAACGCGGACGCGGACCGCTCGGACCGTGCGCGTCGAGCCCCGCGACAAAGAACCGGTCGGGATCGAAGTGGACGGCGAGCGTCTCGGCCAACTCCCGGCGACGTTCACGCTGCTGCCCGGTGCCGTCCATCTGGTTAGGTAG
- a CDS encoding (Fe-S)-binding protein, which produces MGIGGRGGAMAASARGARSRSVTALQRAHELCEFCPKLCRFACPVSEAEGREALTPWAKVSLAALSGRDPDASAALAFAGCTGCDRCAQHCAHDNDVPAMLFAARAGAVRAGVAPSPWSELALRFAARGHGETGDLGAVRRSLPVTRGEATLLAGCEALSRGGQEVRDALYVADKLGVPLKLAPEDALCCGRKLLEGGHPELHAAHGERVRGLIVRGRRPVHLVLLDPGCAAGVRDHWTLPHGSRVEHITTYLARLLVAMPESERPPPLPETLVFHDPCALARGLRETIAPRALLAAAISAFREPPRCGVDTSCCGASGLLPRTLPDIARKVADDRRAELGGPAVTSSPACAAALGATEVVSVLARWLAQGTR; this is translated from the coding sequence ATGGGAATCGGCGGGCGCGGCGGCGCCATGGCAGCGTCTGCTCGAGGCGCTCGGAGTCGAAGCGTGACGGCGCTGCAGCGGGCACACGAGCTCTGCGAGTTCTGTCCGAAGCTGTGCCGGTTCGCCTGTCCGGTGAGCGAGGCAGAGGGGCGCGAAGCGCTGACGCCCTGGGCGAAGGTCTCGCTCGCGGCCCTGAGCGGCCGCGATCCCGACGCTTCGGCGGCGCTGGCGTTCGCCGGCTGTACCGGTTGCGATCGCTGCGCGCAACACTGCGCACACGACAACGACGTTCCGGCGATGCTGTTCGCCGCCCGGGCCGGCGCCGTTCGCGCCGGCGTGGCGCCGTCCCCCTGGTCGGAGCTGGCGCTGCGCTTCGCCGCCCGCGGACACGGCGAAACGGGAGATCTGGGCGCGGTGCGGAGGAGCCTGCCCGTCACGCGCGGCGAAGCGACGCTCCTCGCCGGCTGCGAAGCGCTGTCGCGCGGCGGCCAGGAGGTGCGCGATGCACTCTATGTCGCCGACAAGCTGGGGGTTCCGCTCAAGCTCGCTCCCGAGGACGCGCTCTGCTGCGGACGCAAGCTGCTCGAGGGCGGTCACCCGGAGCTGCACGCGGCGCACGGCGAACGGGTGCGCGGTTTGATCGTGCGGGGACGCCGCCCCGTGCATCTGGTGTTGCTCGATCCCGGATGCGCGGCCGGCGTGCGCGACCATTGGACGCTCCCTCACGGTTCTCGCGTCGAGCACATCACCACCTACCTGGCCCGGCTGCTGGTGGCGATGCCGGAATCCGAGCGCCCGCCTCCTCTGCCCGAGACGCTCGTGTTCCACGATCCCTGCGCGCTTGCCCGGGGACTGCGCGAGACCATTGCGCCGCGCGCTCTTCTCGCGGCCGCGATTTCGGCATTCCGCGAGCCGCCGCGATGCGGCGTGGACACGAGCTGCTGCGGGGCTTCGGGGCTGCTGCCCCGGACTCTCCCGGACATCGCGCGGAAGGTCGCCGACGATCGCCGCGCGGAGCTGGGCGGCCCCGCGGTCACCTCCAGCCCCGCCTGCGCCGCCGCCCTCGGCGCGACTGAGGTAGTCTCCGTCCTTGCGCGCTGGCTCGCGCAGGGGACGCGTTGA
- a CDS encoding FAD-binding oxidoreductase: MTLRDDLSATGATLVEDGEGGLRVTPPSIASLGRAVAVVRAHKVLLRVRGSGDAPVNAPASGVLLDLGSLDRIASIDAASGIARVEAGCGIAALESAVRRAGCTLGPLLPSVRAGSVGAWLAGPTRGLRGVPGARRETAALTVAAVLADGRIAEGRAAPAKAVGPDLDHLALGGAGRLAIIAAASIRLFPATPALASAWSCPDLASAVSALALVCQNRLAPARARILAGADGAQLAMVWEGLESAGIDRDRAAHLLRASCSFLPDVPGNWVRDSADGHPVEVDARWPSLRAWSPHGDVHLFGLHAGGAFAMLALPEARPADESAALARAAGTRVIAPRRLRDAGPGWESAGAAAPWQRLLEALGVEA; encoded by the coding sequence GTGACGTTGCGCGACGACCTCTCCGCCACCGGCGCGACGCTCGTCGAGGACGGAGAAGGCGGTCTCCGCGTCACTCCGCCGAGTATTGCCTCGCTCGGACGGGCGGTGGCGGTGGTGCGCGCGCACAAGGTGCTCCTGCGCGTGCGCGGCAGCGGCGACGCCCCGGTGAACGCCCCCGCTTCCGGGGTCCTGCTCGACCTCGGCTCGCTCGATCGTATCGCCTCCATCGACGCTGCTTCCGGGATCGCTCGCGTCGAAGCGGGCTGCGGGATTGCAGCGCTCGAATCCGCCGTGCGCCGCGCGGGATGTACGCTGGGCCCGCTTCTGCCCTCCGTTCGCGCCGGTTCGGTGGGCGCCTGGCTTGCGGGACCGACGCGCGGATTGCGCGGCGTTCCCGGCGCGCGCCGCGAGACGGCGGCGCTGACGGTGGCCGCTGTCCTCGCCGACGGCCGCATCGCCGAGGGACGTGCCGCTCCGGCGAAGGCCGTCGGCCCGGATCTCGATCACCTCGCCCTCGGCGGCGCAGGGCGGCTTGCGATCATCGCCGCGGCGTCCATCCGCCTGTTCCCGGCCACGCCGGCGCTCGCCAGCGCGTGGAGCTGTCCGGACCTCGCATCCGCGGTCTCCGCGCTTGCCTTGGTGTGCCAGAACCGGCTCGCGCCCGCGCGTGCCCGCATCCTTGCGGGCGCGGACGGCGCCCAGCTTGCGATGGTGTGGGAAGGGCTCGAGAGCGCCGGCATCGATCGCGACCGCGCCGCGCATCTCCTCCGCGCCTCCTGCTCCTTCCTGCCCGACGTCCCGGGCAACTGGGTGCGCGACTCGGCGGACGGACATCCCGTCGAGGTGGACGCGCGCTGGCCGAGCTTGCGCGCCTGGTCGCCGCACGGCGACGTGCACCTCTTCGGGCTGCACGCGGGCGGCGCGTTCGCGATGCTCGCGCTGCCCGAGGCGCGTCCGGCGGACGAGTCCGCCGCGCTCGCCCGCGCCGCCGGAACGCGGGTGATTGCGCCGCGGCGGCTGCGCGATGCAGGGCCGGGATGGGAATCGGCGGGCGCGGCGGCGCCATGGCAGCGTCTGCTCGAGGCGCTCGGAGTCGAAGCGTGA
- a CDS encoding FAD-binding oxidoreductase, translating to MTGPLPSATARGKALRREISALGVTASCDAADLWAASRDCSAAALLWTKARAVPHPPDVVAWPEDVEQVAAIVRFAAQRQVPVVPAGGGTGTSGGAVAVRGGIVLDTKRLTRPLHVDLANRVAEVGAGVIGKRLEETLAQQGATLGHCPVSLPSATVGGWLATRSAGMLSARYGCIADMVLSFEAVDGAGEILRTLDGPSGGPDLSPLLLGSEGTLAIFTSARLRIWPRPPQRWVRGIRFPSLADGLRGMRDVLRAGLRPAIAHLHDPLDTLLAGAGPLRVPQPLKWLVDGAQAEALRLSLRAPLLLNRLADALPSAALLVLGFEGTSEDDGAREGDVALGICDAARGEDQGVVAGERSLASADRVRWMKAPLFAAGAFVETLDFATTWDRAEALCVAVRRAVEDLAFVRARFAHATPQGCAIEIALLGLGGAAAAAIARGSPEDAEADLEEAQKRRDTVVTAALSAVTDEGGTISHHSGVGAERQLFLRRELGEGVRQLRALKKAFDPHGILNPGKLLL from the coding sequence GTGACCGGCCCTCTGCCGAGCGCGACCGCTCGAGGCAAGGCGTTGCGGCGCGAGATCTCCGCGCTGGGGGTCACGGCGTCGTGCGATGCAGCCGATCTCTGGGCCGCCTCGCGCGACTGCTCCGCTGCCGCGCTGCTCTGGACGAAGGCGCGCGCCGTTCCGCACCCGCCGGACGTCGTCGCATGGCCGGAGGATGTCGAGCAGGTCGCAGCCATCGTGCGCTTCGCGGCGCAGCGGCAGGTTCCGGTGGTGCCGGCCGGCGGCGGCACCGGCACCTCGGGCGGCGCCGTCGCCGTGCGCGGCGGAATCGTCCTCGACACGAAGCGCCTGACGCGGCCGCTGCACGTCGACCTGGCCAACCGCGTCGCGGAGGTCGGCGCCGGCGTGATCGGCAAGCGCCTCGAGGAGACGCTGGCGCAGCAGGGAGCGACGCTCGGCCACTGTCCCGTTTCACTGCCCAGCGCAACCGTCGGTGGCTGGCTCGCCACGCGTAGCGCGGGAATGCTCTCCGCGCGCTACGGCTGCATCGCGGACATGGTTCTGTCCTTCGAGGCGGTCGACGGCGCGGGCGAGATCCTCCGCACCCTCGACGGTCCGAGCGGCGGGCCGGACCTTTCGCCGCTGCTGCTCGGCAGCGAAGGCACGCTCGCGATCTTCACCTCGGCGCGGCTGCGCATCTGGCCGCGCCCGCCACAGCGGTGGGTCCGCGGCATCCGGTTTCCCTCTCTGGCCGACGGGCTGCGCGGCATGCGCGACGTGCTGCGGGCGGGACTGCGTCCGGCGATCGCGCACCTGCACGACCCGCTGGACACGCTGCTCGCCGGCGCCGGCCCGCTGCGCGTTCCACAGCCGCTCAAGTGGCTGGTCGACGGAGCGCAGGCAGAAGCGCTGCGTCTCTCGCTCCGCGCGCCGCTGCTGCTGAACCGTCTTGCGGACGCGTTGCCCTCGGCGGCGCTCCTGGTGCTCGGTTTCGAGGGGACGTCCGAGGACGACGGGGCGCGCGAAGGCGACGTAGCGCTGGGGATCTGCGACGCCGCCCGCGGCGAGGATCAGGGGGTCGTGGCCGGAGAGCGCAGTCTTGCTTCCGCGGATCGCGTGCGCTGGATGAAGGCGCCGCTGTTCGCAGCCGGCGCCTTCGTCGAGACGCTGGACTTCGCGACCACGTGGGATCGCGCGGAGGCGCTCTGCGTCGCCGTCCGGAGGGCGGTGGAGGATCTCGCCTTCGTGCGCGCGCGATTCGCCCACGCGACGCCGCAGGGGTGCGCGATCGAGATCGCCTTGCTCGGACTCGGCGGCGCGGCCGCCGCGGCGATCGCGCGCGGGTCGCCGGAGGACGCCGAAGCGGATCTCGAGGAGGCGCAGAAGCGCAGGGACACGGTCGTCACGGCCGCGCTCTCCGCCGTCACCGACGAAGGAGGAACGATCTCACACCATTCCGGCGTCGGCGCGGAACGGCAGCTCTTCCTTCGGCGCGAGCTCGGCGAGGGCGTCCGGCAGCTTCGCGCTCTGAAGAAGGCCTTCGACCCGCACGGCATCCTCAATCCCGGAAAGCTGCTCCTGTGA